The following proteins are co-located in the Microcystis wesenbergii NRERC-220 genome:
- a CDS encoding NHLP bacteriocin system secretion protein, whose translation MAKNQAESMSDQNHQQPDMGAKKTTQARIEGQDNKQIKTGIDPKIDSEKPFKYSEPTGRLGEIILRLMPVGLLLGGLSYWAIVGKIPTPVQGRAVILIPRSIVNIEPRQGGRVLTLLIQPGDSVKKGQLLATLEFPELETELKDKKDRLADLKQQDKRVDSIEVSRRQLNAASIDRQQKANQLQIKALQVQLSSNQKQREAYLSHARYLKNFQNSTDERLAAYDKLIEEGAVAKLDFPSYLFQFNNLEASNSINRVQIELDRLKGVDESLRAQMNALTAQNNILNTEKRQIDLQDTASDILRYNAIADQQREINTLRTTIQANKNVVSLYNGKILDLSVNPGEVLAPGGRIGTLEVSNLKAKTNVVALFKSGDAKRLEPGKEVEVVPDLYDRERYGGIVAKVITVDQQPVTVAELANIVGSHELASKLFLGRDEDDRDKPIPVNASVIKATLALKVDRNTPSGFYWTQAKGAPQTITNGTTADVHAVVEERSLVSYITPAFRWITGVYDR comes from the coding sequence ATGGCAAAAAATCAAGCCGAATCTATGTCTGATCAGAATCATCAGCAGCCAGATATGGGTGCGAAGAAAACAACGCAGGCTAGGATAGAAGGTCAGGATAATAAGCAAATAAAAACGGGAATTGATCCTAAAATTGATTCGGAAAAACCGTTTAAATATTCGGAGCCAACAGGAAGATTAGGGGAGATAATCCTGCGCTTAATGCCGGTGGGTCTTTTGCTCGGAGGACTGAGTTATTGGGCGATAGTTGGCAAGATTCCGACTCCTGTTCAAGGACGAGCGGTCATTTTGATTCCTCGTTCTATTGTTAATATCGAACCCCGTCAAGGTGGGCGGGTGTTAACCCTCCTGATTCAACCGGGAGATTCTGTCAAAAAAGGGCAATTACTGGCAACTTTAGAGTTTCCTGAATTAGAAACAGAATTAAAGGATAAAAAGGATAGGTTAGCAGATCTCAAGCAGCAGGATAAAAGAGTTGACTCTATTGAAGTGAGTCGTCGCCAATTGAATGCAGCCTCAATAGATCGCCAGCAAAAGGCGAATCAGCTTCAGATTAAAGCACTTCAAGTTCAATTATCCAGTAATCAAAAACAGCGAGAAGCCTATCTCTCCCATGCTCGATACCTTAAAAATTTCCAGAACTCAACGGATGAAAGACTAGCCGCCTACGATAAACTTATCGAAGAGGGGGCTGTCGCCAAGCTAGATTTTCCCTCCTATTTGTTTCAGTTCAATAATCTAGAGGCTTCTAATAGTATCAATCGCGTCCAAATAGAACTCGACCGCCTGAAGGGGGTTGATGAAAGCCTGCGAGCGCAGATGAACGCATTGACGGCACAGAATAATATACTAAACACAGAAAAACGGCAAATAGACCTGCAAGATACAGCCAGTGATATTCTTCGTTACAATGCGATCGCTGACCAGCAACGAGAGATTAATACGTTAAGAACCACTATTCAAGCCAACAAAAATGTAGTGAGTCTGTACAACGGCAAGATTTTAGACTTATCTGTTAATCCGGGGGAAGTCCTGGCTCCGGGGGGGCGCATAGGTACGTTAGAAGTCTCCAATCTAAAGGCCAAGACCAACGTGGTGGCATTGTTTAAGAGTGGTGATGCCAAACGATTAGAACCGGGCAAGGAAGTAGAAGTCGTTCCCGATCTCTATGATCGCGAACGCTATGGGGGTATCGTCGCTAAGGTAATTACCGTCGATCAGCAGCCGGTAACTGTGGCAGAACTGGCAAATATAGTCGGAAGTCATGAACTCGCCAGCAAGCTGTTTCTGGGTAGAGATGAAGACGATCGCGATAAGCCTATACCCGTCAATGCAAGTGTTATCAAAGCCACTTTAGCCCTGAAGGTCGATCGCAATACACCGAGTGGTTTTTACTGGACCCAAGCCAAGGGAGCGCCCCAAACAATTACCAACGGGACTACCGCAGATGTCCATGCCGTGGTAGAAGAGCGTTCTTTGGTGAGTTATATAACCCCTGCTTTTCGCTGGATTACAGGGGTGTACGATCGTTAA